The following are encoded together in the Mesoterricola sediminis genome:
- a CDS encoding flagellar basal body rod C-terminal domain-containing protein produces the protein MSAISAAISGVGVGSQGVAVAAGNVANLNSDGYRARRLQQADLAQGGVRATGLTESQEPLAPGGSNVDLATEAVALKTDGVAYKANLKVIQAEQEMLGTALDMKA, from the coding sequence ATGAGCGCCATTTCAGCAGCGATCTCGGGCGTGGGCGTCGGCAGCCAGGGCGTCGCCGTGGCGGCCGGCAACGTCGCCAACCTGAATTCGGACGGCTACCGGGCCCGGCGCCTCCAGCAGGCGGACCTGGCCCAGGGCGGGGTGCGGGCCACGGGCCTCACCGAGAGCCAGGAACCCCTGGCGCCCGGGGGCTCCAACGTGGACCTGGCCACCGAGGCCGTGGCCCTCAAGACGGACGGGGTCGCCTACAAGGCCAACCTGAAGGTGATCCAGGCCGAGCAGGAGATGCTGGGCACCGCGCTGGACATGAAGGCCTGA
- a CDS encoding GxxExxY protein, translating to MGRHWGEVDGEDHPHKEITQAIIGEAIEIQKALGHGLLEDPYKVCLAHSLRLAGHKVKREVFLDIDWRGLVGLILSPRASARSSAPPRSNRMLRMRGAIRHCSTDSLFQLLHAPARMGISHYYPGLRTHPSAGGSGASI from the coding sequence ATGGGAAGGCATTGGGGAGAGGTCGACGGGGAGGATCATCCGCACAAGGAGATCACCCAGGCCATCATCGGGGAGGCCATCGAGATCCAGAAGGCTCTGGGGCACGGACTCCTGGAAGATCCCTACAAGGTCTGTCTGGCGCACTCCCTGAGACTGGCCGGCCATAAGGTGAAGCGGGAGGTTTTCCTGGATATCGATTGGAGGGGGCTTGTGGGCTTGATCCTTTCTCCGCGAGCCTCAGCGAGATCCTCCGCGCCTCCGCGTTCCAATAGGATGCTGCGAATGCGCGGCGCCATCAGGCACTGCAGCACAGACTCACTATTCCAGCTCCTCCATGCTCCGGCACGGATGGGTATTAGCCATTACTATCCTGGATTACGAACACACCCTAGCGCAGGTGGATCCGGTGCTTCGATCTGA
- the coaD gene encoding pantetheine-phosphate adenylyltransferase: MRTAIYPGSFDPPTLGHRDLIMRADKLVDRLIVGVLHNPAKQACFTVAERVAMLEELTRDLPHVEVASFNGLLVDFARQQDAHFIIRGVRAFSDFEYEFQMALMNRKLNADLETVFLMPKEEYSVVSSRMVREVGSMGGDISGLVPETFVDRVAARLRSSRSLAT; the protein is encoded by the coding sequence TTGCGCACGGCCATCTACCCTGGTTCCTTCGATCCCCCCACCCTCGGGCATCGGGACCTGATCATGCGCGCGGACAAGCTCGTGGACAGGCTCATCGTCGGGGTGCTCCACAATCCCGCCAAGCAGGCCTGCTTCACCGTGGCCGAGCGGGTCGCCATGCTCGAGGAGCTGACCCGGGACCTGCCCCACGTCGAAGTGGCCTCCTTCAACGGCCTCCTCGTGGATTTCGCCCGCCAGCAGGACGCCCACTTCATCATCCGGGGCGTCCGGGCCTTCTCCGACTTCGAGTACGAGTTCCAGATGGCCCTCATGAACCGCAAGCTCAACGCGGACCTGGAGACGGTGTTCCTCATGCCCAAGGAGGAGTACAGCGTCGTCAGCAGCCGCATGGTCCGGGAGGTGGGGAGCATGGGCGGCGACATCTCCGGCCTCGTCCCCGAGACCTTCGTGGACCGCGTCGCGGCGCGCCTCCGCAGCTCCCGGAGCCTGGCTACCTGA
- a CDS encoding D-alanine--D-alanine ligase family protein: protein MDNARLSVGLLFGGESPEHEVSIVSARSIAAHLDPARYDVIPMGIARNGVWVLTGDPFARLAAGEQPERGPHPFLPFERGAEATPLPDVFFNAIHGAGGEDGQLQGFLEPLGRPYTGAGLLAMAAGLDKWITKRIWESEGLPVVPYRGLTEEGWARDREGALASIQPLGLPLFVKPANLGSSIGIEKVKRFEDLAPALDRAFRFDRRVLVEQGLEVRELEVAVLGGDDPFVSVVGEVLPAGEFYDFQDKYLDGRSTTRIPADLPAGLQDQVRASAAAAYRALDAYGMARVDFFVDRPTGRLFLNEVNFIPGFTSISMYPKMMEASGVPYPELLTRLIDLAIKRFQQRAAKVRTFQSGSSWFEQP from the coding sequence ATGGATAACGCGCGCCTTTCCGTCGGTTTGCTCTTCGGGGGAGAGAGCCCCGAGCACGAGGTGAGCATCGTCTCCGCCCGCAGCATCGCGGCCCACCTCGATCCCGCCCGCTACGACGTCATTCCCATGGGCATCGCCCGCAACGGCGTGTGGGTGCTCACGGGCGACCCCTTCGCGCGCCTCGCCGCGGGGGAGCAGCCGGAGCGGGGGCCCCACCCCTTCCTGCCCTTCGAACGCGGCGCGGAGGCCACGCCCCTGCCCGATGTCTTCTTCAACGCCATCCACGGCGCCGGCGGCGAGGACGGCCAGCTCCAGGGCTTCCTGGAACCCCTGGGCCGCCCCTACACGGGCGCCGGCCTCCTGGCCATGGCCGCCGGCCTGGACAAGTGGATCACCAAGCGCATCTGGGAATCCGAGGGCCTGCCGGTGGTGCCCTACCGGGGCCTCACGGAAGAGGGCTGGGCCCGGGACCGGGAGGGCGCCTTGGCGAGCATCCAGCCTCTCGGCCTGCCCCTCTTCGTGAAGCCCGCCAACCTGGGCTCCAGCATCGGCATCGAGAAGGTCAAGCGCTTCGAGGACCTGGCGCCGGCCCTGGACCGGGCCTTCCGCTTCGATCGCCGGGTGCTCGTGGAGCAGGGCCTGGAGGTGCGGGAACTGGAGGTGGCGGTGCTCGGCGGGGACGATCCCTTCGTGAGCGTCGTCGGCGAGGTGCTGCCCGCGGGCGAATTCTACGATTTCCAGGACAAGTACCTGGACGGCCGCAGCACCACCCGCATTCCCGCGGACCTGCCCGCCGGGCTCCAGGACCAGGTGCGCGCCTCCGCCGCGGCGGCCTACCGGGCGCTGGACGCGTACGGCATGGCCCGGGTGGACTTCTTCGTCGATCGTCCGACTGGGCGTTTGTTCCTCAACGAGGTGAACTTCATCCCGGGGTTCACCAGCATCTCCATGTATCCCAAGATGATGGAGGCCAGCGGCGTGCCCTACCCGGAGCTCCTGACCCGGCTGATCGACCTAGCGATCAAGCGCTTCCAGCAGCGGGCGGCCAAGGTCCGGACCTTCCAGAGCGGCAGCTCCTGGTTCGAGCAGCCTTGA